A stretch of Campylobacter volucris DNA encodes these proteins:
- the pnuC gene encoding nicotinamide riboside transporter PnuC — protein MNLKLQFISSFKFYLTLFTTLSIIGILSYISGGDCLSIFSAFCAVLYVFFAGAGKMICFVFGILYSTSYAYIAYELKLYGDVMLNLFYLPINIYGIYNWKNNQNKEKTKIIITKLKNNQRLIYAIITIISTIIYAYILKNMNASFIFLNSFAVMGQLIAFYMQVKRYMESYFLVTLANISSLIIWFLIFEQSKESIAQLLNTLVFFIIGIYYFFIWKKQAQ, from the coding sequence ATGAATTTAAAACTACAATTTATTTCATCTTTTAAATTTTACTTAACACTTTTTACAACTTTAAGCATTATAGGTATCTTAAGTTATATTAGCGGTGGAGATTGTTTAAGTATTTTTAGTGCTTTTTGTGCTGTGCTATATGTATTTTTTGCTGGTGCTGGCAAGATGATTTGTTTTGTTTTTGGAATTTTATATTCTACATCTTATGCATATATAGCTTATGAGTTAAAATTATACGGCGATGTTATGTTAAATCTTTTTTATTTGCCTATTAATATCTATGGAATTTATAATTGGAAAAATAATCAAAACAAAGAAAAAACCAAAATAATAATAACAAAATTAAAAAATAATCAAAGATTGATATATGCTATTATAACAATAATATCAACTATAATCTATGCTTATATATTGAAAAATATGAATGCTAGTTTTATTTTTTTAAATTCTTTTGCTGTTATGGGACAATTAATAGCCTTTTATATGCAAGTTAAAAGATATATGGAGAGTTATTTTTTAGTAACTTTAGCAAATATAAGTTCTTTAATAATTTGGTTTTTGATTTTTGAACAAAGCAAAGAAAGCATAGCTCAACTTTTAAATACTTTAGTATTTTTTATTATAGGAATTTATTATTTTTTCATATGGAAAAAACAAGCACAATGA
- a CDS encoding HsdM family class I SAM-dependent methyltransferase yields MQNKIDKITDILRRDDGISGAMHYSEQISWILFLKFLDDYETNLKDLAFLDGKDYKSILEEKFSWSVWAAPKKDGKLDVKNALSGKDLLDFVNNELFVCLKNFKSNDDFKSIEYKIGGIFEFIDNRIANGHTLREVINIVDEMSFNKEDDVFALGEVYEKLLKDMGSDGGNSGEFYTPRPLIKAMVEVINPKAKERIYDPSCGSCGFLVESFLHILYEDRVKGKKANLSVEELEFLKNDALFGQEKTPLSYAMGVMNMILHEISSPNIIKTNTLSKKITDITESQRYEVILANPPFGGKEKEQIQENFPIKSNATELLFLQHILKSLKNNGRCAIVVPEGVLFQNSNAFVSVKKDLLDDFNLECVLSLPSGVFLPYSAVKTNVLFFSKGKKCICEGDGVYYYELIPPFKLTKNKPLEYAHFKEFLKCYKERKITPNSYIVSLEELKNRNYDLSAKNPNAKEEKALREVEEILDDLKQNQEKAKELLEKIQKTLV; encoded by the coding sequence ATGCAAAATAAAATAGATAAAATCACAGATATTTTAAGAAGAGATGATGGCATAAGCGGTGCTATGCATTATAGTGAGCAAATTAGCTGGATATTGTTTTTGAAATTTTTGGATGATTATGAGACAAATTTAAAAGATCTAGCCTTTTTAGATGGTAAAGATTATAAAAGCATTTTAGAAGAAAAATTTAGCTGGAGTGTTTGGGCAGCACCAAAAAAAGATGGCAAACTCGATGTAAAAAATGCTTTAAGTGGTAAGGATTTGCTTGATTTTGTAAATAATGAATTGTTTGTTTGTCTTAAAAATTTTAAAAGTAATGATGATTTTAAAAGTATAGAATACAAAATAGGTGGAATTTTTGAATTTATAGACAATCGCATCGCAAACGGCCATACCTTAAGAGAAGTGATAAATATAGTCGATGAGATGAGTTTTAACAAAGAAGATGATGTTTTTGCTTTGGGTGAAGTTTATGAAAAGCTTTTAAAAGATATGGGGAGTGATGGTGGAAATAGTGGAGAATTTTATACTCCGCGTCCTTTGATAAAAGCTATGGTAGAGGTTATAAACCCTAAAGCAAAAGAAAGAATTTATGATCCTTCTTGTGGGAGTTGTGGCTTTTTAGTGGAGAGTTTTTTGCATATTTTATATGAAGATAGAGTTAAAGGAAAAAAGGCAAATTTGAGCGTAGAAGAGCTTGAATTTTTAAAAAATGATGCACTTTTTGGACAAGAAAAAACTCCGCTTAGCTATGCAATGGGCGTTATGAATATGATACTTCATGAAATTTCAAGCCCAAATATCATAAAAACAAATACTTTAAGTAAAAAAATCACAGATATAACAGAAAGCCAAAGATATGAAGTAATACTTGCAAATCCACCTTTTGGTGGCAAAGAAAAAGAGCAAATTCAAGAGAATTTTCCTATAAAGTCAAATGCTACTGAACTTTTATTTTTACAGCATATTTTAAAATCTTTAAAAAACAATGGAAGATGTGCTATAGTAGTGCCTGAAGGTGTGCTTTTTCAAAATTCAAATGCCTTTGTGAGTGTAAAAAAAGATTTATTAGATGATTTTAATTTAGAGTGCGTTTTGAGTTTGCCAAGCGGGGTATTTTTGCCTTATAGTGCGGTTAAGACTAATGTGCTTTTTTTCTCTAAAGGTAAAAAGTGCATTTGTGAAGGCGATGGAGTGTATTATTATGAGCTTATACCGCCTTTTAAACTTACTAAAAATAAGCCTTTAGAATATGCACATTTTAAAGAATTTCTAAAATGCTATAAAGAAAGAAAAATCACGCCAAATTCTTATATAGTAAGCTTAGAAGAATTAAAAAATAGAAACTATGATCTAAGCGCTAAAAATCCAAACGCAAAAGAAGAAAAAGCCTTGCGTGAAGTGGAAGAAATTTTAGATGATTTAAAACAAAATCAAGAAAAAGCCAAAGAGCTTTTAGAAAAAATTCAAAAAACTCTTGTTTAA
- a CDS encoding NAD(P)-dependent alcohol dehydrogenase, giving the protein MDSKIFLENGRIKSKGYAMLSKDAKFTPFEFTRHKIGKNDVLIAIKYSGICHSDIHTARSEWGKATYPCVPGHEIAGEVIAVGGKVSKFKVGDLAGVGCMVNSCGECEACKASLEQFCQNGKTIYTYNSKDVFHDNENTYGGYSNNIVVSEKFAIKVPNNAPLEKVAPLLCAGITTYSPLKFSKIKEGSKVAIAGFGGLGVMALKYAIKMGAKVSIFARNENKKQKAIELGASEFYTSTENINERFDLIISTIPTPYDISAYMKLLKIGGELCIVGLPPHDISPKISANEFVFNANKKIYGSLIGGIKETQEMLDFSIKNEIYPEIELIKPEQIDEAYKKLTNGEAKFRYVIDMNDE; this is encoded by the coding sequence ATGGATTCTAAAATATTTTTAGAAAATGGACGCATAAAAAGTAAAGGTTATGCTATGCTTAGCAAAGATGCTAAATTTACTCCATTTGAATTTACTCGTCATAAAATAGGAAAAAATGACGTATTAATAGCTATAAAATATTCAGGAATTTGTCATAGCGATATACACACAGCAAGAAGTGAATGGGGAAAAGCTACTTATCCTTGTGTGCCTGGACATGAAATAGCAGGAGAAGTTATAGCAGTAGGTGGAAAAGTAAGTAAATTTAAAGTGGGTGATTTAGCAGGTGTTGGATGTATGGTAAATTCATGCGGGGAATGTGAAGCTTGCAAAGCATCATTGGAACAATTTTGCCAAAATGGAAAAACCATATACACTTACAATAGTAAAGATGTATTTCACGATAATGAAAATACTTATGGTGGATACTCTAACAATATAGTAGTAAGTGAAAAATTTGCCATAAAAGTGCCAAATAATGCACCTTTAGAAAAAGTAGCACCTTTACTTTGTGCTGGTATTACTACTTATTCTCCGCTTAAATTTTCTAAAATAAAAGAAGGTTCAAAAGTAGCCATAGCAGGTTTTGGCGGTCTTGGAGTAATGGCTTTAAAATATGCTATTAAAATGGGTGCTAAAGTAAGTATTTTTGCAAGAAATGAAAATAAAAAGCAAAAAGCAATTGAACTTGGAGCTAGTGAATTTTACACAAGCACAGAAAATATAAATGAAAGATTTGATCTTATCATTTCAACTATACCAACTCCTTATGATATAAGTGCTTATATGAAACTTTTAAAAATAGGCGGAGAATTATGTATAGTTGGCTTACCACCGCATGATATAAGCCCTAAAATCAGTGCAAATGAATTTGTATTTAATGCAAATAAAAAAATCTATGGTTCATTAATAGGTGGCATAAAAGAAACTCAAGAAATGCTTGATTTTTCAATAAAAAATGAAATTTATCCTGAAATTGAACTAATAAAACCTGAACAAATAGATGAAGCTTACAAAAAACTAACAAATGGTGAAGCAAAATTTCGTTATGTTATCGATATGAATGATGAATAA
- a CDS encoding ImmA/IrrE family metallo-endopeptidase, whose translation MANIDINFNRLNYLLELFDFNSIDEFAKYIGLEKIQNPLTKGDLQKIDAIFKRGLDFYTNPNSIINKSSILFRKNNIKEELSIGDKQLISKMEQNISYITGLAKLTNFDFTSRKLEKFSINDKPCEVATQMQFLLDKNISDDKKFLKYFIDNLAKHNILVIEEVQHSNLKFKSNLCGFFMKPNIIVLRKQQSRKREIFTLAHELGHYLLTHEHIDKNIFDESVDLEEKWCNEFAFNFLIGSEIDELNNIAKHDIDINNEMILEISKKKHISRLAIFYYYTNNKKISWQRYHELNKELEDDYKNKLEISNSKGTIYRQPKPIISSLKKDIFIDAFLNDIIDEYIIRTEFSKEIKNDDFEGFIYG comes from the coding sequence ATGGCTAATATAGATATTAATTTTAATAGATTAAATTATTTGTTAGAATTGTTTGATTTTAACTCTATTGATGAATTTGCGAAATATATTGGGCTTGAAAAAATTCAAAATCCTTTAACAAAAGGTGATTTGCAAAAGATTGATGCAATTTTTAAAAGAGGATTAGATTTTTATACAAATCCAAATTCTATCATAAATAAATCAAGTATTTTGTTTAGAAAAAATAATATAAAAGAAGAATTAAGTATAGGAGATAAACAATTAATTTCTAAAATGGAACAAAATATTTCTTATATTACAGGTTTAGCTAAATTAACAAATTTTGATTTCACTTCGCGAAAGTTAGAAAAATTTTCTATCAATGATAAACCTTGTGAAGTTGCTACACAAATGCAATTTTTGTTAGATAAAAATATTAGCGATGATAAAAAATTTTTAAAATATTTTATAGATAATCTTGCAAAACATAATATTCTTGTAATAGAAGAAGTGCAACATTCAAATTTAAAATTTAAAAGTAATTTATGTGGTTTTTTTATGAAGCCAAATATTATAGTTTTAAGAAAACAACAATCTAGAAAAAGAGAAATTTTTACATTAGCTCATGAACTTGGCCATTATTTATTGACTCATGAACATATTGATAAAAATATTTTTGATGAAAGTGTGGATTTAGAAGAAAAATGGTGTAATGAATTTGCTTTTAATTTTTTAATAGGTAGCGAAATAGATGAATTGAATAATATTGCTAAGCATGATATAGATATCAATAATGAAATGATTTTAGAAATTTCCAAAAAAAAACATATTAGCAGACTTGCCATCTTTTATTATTATACTAATAACAAAAAAATTAGTTGGCAAAGATATCACGAATTAAATAAAGAATTGGAAGATGATTATAAAAATAAATTAGAAATATCAAATTCAAAAGGAACTATTTATAGACAACCTAAGCCTATTATCTCTTCTCTAAAAAAAGATATTTTTATAGATGCATTTTTAAATGATATTATTGATGAATATATAATACGCACAGAATTTTCTAAAGAAATAAAAAACGATGATTTTGAGGGATTTATCTATGGATAA
- the rhuM gene encoding RhuM family protein, whose product MNSYKATKFRQWATTILRQFGIKGYVLDKERLKNGSAINKNYFKNFEG is encoded by the coding sequence ATAAATTCTTATAAAGCTACAAAATTTAGACAATGGGCTACGACAATTTTAAGACAATTTGGCATTAAAGGGTATGTGCTAGATAAAGAGCGTTTGAAAAATGGTAGTGCGATAAATAAAAACTATTTTAAAAATTTTGAAGGATAA
- a CDS encoding dynamin family protein: MQNNLIFDFIKAYENLYCQKFDENFQGRLLAIKASFCEPSLRLNLEFLKEIDEIIFSYKRPINIAIIGQFSSGKSTLLNLILQKECLPTGVVPVTFKPTFLRYAKNYFLRVEYEDGSDEIVDIEELCKFSDQRNEIKPTKSLHLFAPIELLKNITLIDTPGLNANDIDTLTTFKELSFMHSAIWLSLIDNAGKKSEEEAIKANALLLKRGGICVLNQKDKLSENELENVLQYAHLVFDKYFTKLIAISCKEAKEDLQKSNVPLLYQYLQELDFEHIKKEFIKEKLENLCFVLLNQYDFFIKNLENLNAKFDSFAKNKNLEEQINILNHTCLEKLKLVSDKIAKEILKFIKEKDSSYYKKAQGLFKKNLYEKVDYKAPYLSSDDAFLAMFYNSDTMNKEFKKMKNEIALEFSELKKGFLAYFSNLQEQILLFKSQFSNLKKEESLQSDDEFAYFRSFASAAEEIFIKDFKELLFESELELDLFLEKLNLKALANYENATKLALGFFSTKMNASKEFYELDSAEFSLYHPKASEIYQRVLVELNVHEFEDLLLNKPVILKIYKNYMQTYESLIQDKKTYIQNLKNEFEIKKEMVSKIKEQISKLN; this comes from the coding sequence ATGCAAAATAATTTAATTTTTGATTTTATAAAAGCTTATGAGAATTTATATTGTCAAAAATTTGATGAGAATTTCCAAGGGCGATTGTTAGCTATAAAAGCTAGTTTTTGCGAGCCTAGTTTGCGTTTGAATTTAGAATTTTTAAAAGAAATTGATGAAATTATTTTTAGCTATAAAAGACCTATCAATATAGCAATCATAGGTCAATTTTCAAGCGGAAAATCCACACTTTTAAATTTAATCTTACAAAAAGAATGCTTACCAACTGGTGTGGTGCCTGTAACTTTTAAGCCTACATTCTTAAGATATGCAAAAAATTATTTTTTAAGAGTTGAATACGAAGATGGAAGTGATGAGATAGTTGATATAGAAGAACTTTGTAAATTTAGCGATCAAAGAAATGAGATCAAACCAACTAAAAGTTTACATCTTTTTGCTCCTATTGAGCTTTTAAAAAATATTACCCTTATAGACACTCCTGGTTTAAATGCAAATGATATTGATACGCTTACTACCTTTAAAGAACTTTCTTTTATGCATAGTGCTATATGGTTAAGTTTGATTGATAATGCTGGTAAAAAAAGTGAAGAAGAGGCTATAAAGGCAAATGCTTTGCTTTTAAAGCGTGGTGGAATTTGTGTTTTAAATCAAAAAGACAAGCTTAGTGAAAATGAATTAGAAAATGTTTTACAATATGCTCATTTAGTGTTTGATAAGTATTTTACAAAGCTTATTGCTATTTCTTGTAAAGAAGCTAAAGAAGATTTGCAAAAGTCTAATGTGCCTTTGCTTTATCAGTATTTACAAGAGCTTGATTTTGAGCATATAAAAAAAGAATTTATCAAAGAAAAGCTTGAAAATTTATGCTTTGTGTTGTTAAATCAATATGATTTTTTTATAAAAAATTTAGAAAATTTAAATGCGAAATTTGATTCTTTTGCTAAAAATAAGAATTTAGAAGAGCAAATTAACATCTTAAATCATACTTGCCTTGAAAAATTAAAATTAGTTAGTGATAAAATCGCAAAAGAGATTTTAAAATTTATTAAAGAAAAAGATAGCAGTTATTATAAAAAAGCACAAGGCTTGTTTAAGAAAAATCTATACGAAAAGGTTGATTATAAAGCCCCGTATTTATCTAGTGATGATGCATTTTTAGCAATGTTTTACAATAGCGATACTATGAACAAAGAATTTAAAAAAATGAAAAATGAAATTGCTTTGGAGTTTAGTGAGTTAAAAAAAGGATTTTTAGCATATTTTTCGAATTTACAAGAACAAATTTTACTTTTTAAATCCCAATTTTCAAATTTAAAAAAAGAAGAATCTTTGCAAAGTGATGATGAATTTGCTTATTTTAGAAGTTTTGCTAGTGCGGCTGAAGAAATTTTTATAAAAGATTTTAAAGAATTATTGTTTGAGAGTGAATTAGAACTTGATTTATTTTTGGAAAAATTAAATTTAAAAGCATTAGCTAATTATGAAAATGCGACTAAACTTGCATTGGGATTTTTTAGCACTAAGATGAATGCAAGTAAAGAATTTTATGAGCTTGATAGTGCTGAATTTAGTTTGTATCATCCAAAAGCAAGTGAAATTTATCAAAGAGTATTAGTAGAATTAAATGTGCATGAATTTGAAGATTTGCTTTTAAATAAACCTGTGATTTTAAAAATTTATAAAAATTATATGCAAACTTATGAAAGTCTCATCCAAGATAAAAAGACATATATACAAAATTTAAAAAATGAATTTGAAATCAAAAAAGAAATGGTATCAAAAATTAAAGAGCAAATTTCTAAACTTAATTGA
- a CDS encoding DUF4411 family protein, producing MDKYLFDSSSLINLVRYYIPFDNNSKLKEFILDEFMKNNFLLLNEVRIECKRKSSGLVFKEIPELDKIEFIKQKDFIIDAKWHNLIDNNFVIKGMKQKLNQDEYEAQKKQFIKSADFALIYYVFYNKNITIITEETINSNDNKFFKKIPAICKFQNINCINLPQFLQEQIQIHYEILNCF from the coding sequence ATGGATAAATATCTTTTTGATTCTAGCTCGTTAATAAATTTAGTTAGATATTATATTCCATTTGACAATAATTCAAAATTAAAAGAATTTATATTAGATGAATTTATGAAAAATAATTTTTTATTATTAAACGAAGTTAGAATAGAATGTAAAAGAAAGTCATCAGGTTTAGTTTTTAAAGAAATTCCAGAGTTAGATAAAATAGAATTTATAAAACAAAAAGATTTTATAATTGATGCAAAATGGCATAATTTAATTGATAATAATTTTGTTATAAAAGGAATGAAACAAAAATTAAATCAAGATGAATATGAAGCACAAAAAAAGCAATTTATTAAAAGTGCTGATTTTGCATTGATTTATTATGTTTTTTATAATAAAAATATAACAATAATAACAGAAGAAACAATAAATAGTAATGATAATAAATTTTTTAAAAAAATTCCAGCAATATGCAAATTTCAAAATATAAATTGCATAAATCTACCACAATTTCTTCAAGAACAAATACAAATACATTATGAAATATTAAATTGTTTTTAA
- a CDS encoding thiamine diphosphokinase produces the protein MKAYIIANGEFPIKKSIINELKKANFIAVCDGAIKYLDKLKIMPNLIIGDLDSISKELKEKYKDKLIHIKEQMSNDLSKAFYHCLNLGFDEFVFLASTGKREDHTLANISLMIKYSKDCKNLTIKSDYGEFKFYETPCKIQSYKGEQISIFCFDKNIKFNSKNLKYPLKNISLPFLASATLNEAKSDIFYLNSNKKAKVLIYKAYKNTI, from the coding sequence ATGAAAGCTTACATAATAGCAAATGGAGAATTTCCTATAAAAAAATCAATAATAAACGAACTAAAAAAAGCAAATTTTATAGCAGTTTGCGACGGAGCTATTAAGTATCTTGATAAATTAAAAATAATGCCAAATTTAATAATAGGCGATTTAGATAGCATAAGCAAAGAATTAAAAGAAAAATATAAAGATAAATTAATACATATAAAAGAACAAATGAGTAATGATTTATCAAAAGCTTTTTATCATTGTTTAAATTTAGGTTTTGATGAATTTGTATTTTTGGCAAGCACTGGAAAAAGAGAAGATCATACCTTAGCTAATATTTCTTTAATGATAAAATACAGCAAAGATTGTAAAAATTTAACTATAAAAAGCGATTATGGAGAATTTAAATTTTATGAAACTCCTTGCAAAATACAAAGCTATAAAGGCGAACAAATATCTATATTTTGTTTTGATAAAAATATAAAATTTAATTCTAAGAATTTAAAATATCCATTAAAAAATATATCTTTACCATTTCTAGCAAGTGCGACTTTAAATGAAGCAAAATCAGATATTTTTTACTTAAACTCAAATAAAAAAGCGAAAGTGCTTATTTATAAAGCTTACAAAAATACTATTTAA
- the hsdR gene encoding EcoAI/FtnUII family type I restriction enzme subunit R, with protein sequence MKNYSEDDTRVKFIDTKLYESSYKEENIRRNYYFTDGRKLLGGKRGERKFADYLLRYEGNNLAIIEAKKLSKDPLDGLSQGIEYAKILNISFVYSSNGEKIYEYDMRSHKGEYIDKFPSPKELFGRIYGNVKEWQYRLLTQNVMYIPQKELRYYQKIAIDKVIEAIINDKNRILLTLATGTGKTTIAFNLCYRLLEARWNKENKDQKPKILFLCDRVSLRDQALGEFNPIESDCKAISAQEIKKNNGKIITNANVFFGIYQSLAANSKEQENTQEEQESKFYLQYPKDFFDLIIIDECHRGGANEEGSWRAVLEYFSYATQLGLTATPKKEENIDTYEYFGESVYDYSLKSGIEDGFLTPYKVKLIKTTLSDGYTYNPDDLIQGELEKGFYKQSEFERNIFLPNYNDFIAKKILEFINPMDKTIIFCANQTHASEVKRAIDKYKSVKRDDYCVRVTSDEGKIGLDYLKLFQDNDKSYPVILTSSKMLTTGVDAKNVRNIVLLANIGSMVEFKQIIGRGTRVYEGKDFFTILDFVGTTKLFYDPKWDGEKIEDLKENDEKEKITKEYIKQIKEENKEKKSVTIHLKGTKLKVLDITTSYVGAQGKPLSTKEFLEFLIGKLGEYYDDEAKLREIWSDQKNRERFLKALANDGVDEDALKDLREIFQKDCDIYDVLAHLSFNSEIKTRQERVLQVENGEFLKRFQKEKAIKFIEFLLNRYQEYGIKDFDDGLKPLIELSSLGNVRELADKFGGLEILKQSFDDLQREIYAG encoded by the coding sequence ATGAAAAATTATTCAGAAGATGATACTAGAGTTAAATTTATAGATACAAAGCTTTATGAGAGTTCTTATAAAGAAGAAAATATTAGACGAAATTATTATTTTACAGATGGTAGAAAACTTTTAGGCGGTAAAAGAGGTGAAAGAAAATTTGCTGATTATTTGCTTAGATATGAAGGTAATAACCTTGCTATAATAGAAGCAAAAAAACTCAGTAAAGATCCACTAGATGGCTTATCTCAAGGCATAGAATATGCAAAAATTTTAAATATATCTTTTGTATATAGTAGCAATGGAGAAAAAATTTACGAATACGATATGAGAAGCCACAAAGGAGAATACATAGACAAATTCCCAAGTCCAAAAGAGCTTTTTGGTAGAATTTATGGCAATGTCAAAGAATGGCAATACAGGCTTTTAACTCAAAATGTTATGTATATTCCGCAAAAAGAATTAAGATATTATCAAAAAATAGCCATAGATAAAGTCATAGAAGCCATCATAAATGATAAAAATAGAATTTTACTCACTCTTGCTACTGGCACAGGAAAAACTACTATAGCTTTTAATTTATGCTATCGTTTGCTAGAAGCAAGATGGAATAAAGAAAACAAAGATCAAAAACCTAAGATATTGTTTTTATGCGATAGAGTAAGTTTAAGAGATCAAGCCTTAGGAGAATTTAATCCCATAGAAAGTGATTGTAAGGCAATTAGCGCCCAAGAGATAAAGAAAAATAATGGAAAAATCATAACAAATGCAAATGTTTTCTTTGGAATTTATCAAAGCTTAGCCGCAAATTCAAAAGAACAAGAAAACACTCAAGAAGAACAAGAGAGTAAATTTTATCTTCAGTATCCAAAAGATTTTTTCGATCTTATCATCATAGATGAGTGCCACAGAGGTGGAGCAAACGAAGAAGGAAGTTGGAGAGCTGTGCTTGAGTATTTTTCTTATGCGACTCAGCTTGGCTTAACCGCTACACCAAAAAAAGAAGAAAATATAGACACTTATGAGTATTTTGGTGAGAGTGTTTATGATTATAGTCTTAAAAGTGGTATTGAAGATGGATTTTTAACACCTTATAAAGTCAAACTCATAAAAACAACTTTGAGTGATGGCTATACTTATAATCCTGATGATTTGATACAAGGTGAACTTGAAAAAGGATTTTATAAACAAAGTGAATTTGAAAGAAATATTTTTTTACCAAACTATAATGACTTTATCGCTAAGAAAATTTTAGAATTTATAAATCCTATGGATAAAACTATAATTTTTTGTGCAAATCAAACTCACGCAAGCGAAGTAAAAAGAGCTATAGATAAATATAAAAGTGTTAAAAGAGATGATTATTGTGTAAGAGTTACTAGCGATGAAGGTAAAATAGGGCTTGATTATTTGAAATTGTTTCAAGATAATGATAAAAGCTATCCTGTCATACTTACTAGCTCTAAAATGCTTACAACTGGAGTGGATGCAAAAAATGTGCGAAATATAGTATTGCTAGCAAATATAGGTTCTATGGTGGAATTTAAGCAAATCATCGGGCGTGGCACTAGGGTTTATGAAGGTAAGGACTTTTTTACTATACTTGATTTTGTAGGCACTACTAAGCTTTTTTATGATCCAAAATGGGATGGTGAGAAAATAGAAGATTTAAAAGAAAATGATGAAAAAGAAAAAATTACTAAAGAATATATAAAACAAATAAAAGAAGAAAATAAAGAGAAAAAGAGCGTAACTATACACTTAAAAGGCACAAAATTAAAGGTTTTAGATATCACCACAAGTTATGTAGGAGCACAAGGAAAGCCACTTAGCACTAAAGAATTTTTGGAATTTTTAATAGGAAAGCTTGGTGAGTATTATGATGATGAAGCAAAATTGCGTGAAATTTGGAGTGATCAAAAAAATAGAGAAAGATTTTTAAAAGCCCTTGCAAATGATGGAGTAGATGAAGATGCTTTAAAAGATCTAAGAGAAATTTTTCAAAAAGATTGTGATATATATGATGTTTTGGCACATTTAAGCTTTAATAGCGAGATAAAAACAAGACAAGAGCGTGTTTTGCAAGTAGAAAATGGTGAGTTTTTAAAACGCTTTCAAAAAGAAAAGGCTATAAAATTTATAGAATTTTTACTAAATAGATATCAAGAATATGGCATAAAAGACTTTGATGATGGCTTAAAACCGCTTATAGAGCTTAGTTCTTTAGGCAATGTAAGAGAATTAGCCGATAAATTTGGTGGCTTAGAAATTCTAAAACAAAGCTTTGATGATTTACAAAGGGAGATTTATGCGGGGTGA